The proteins below come from a single Desulfitobacterium metallireducens DSM 15288 genomic window:
- a CDS encoding CoA transferase gives MMGITTQMPKFGMLSGYRVVMMGASVAAPFAGELYAENGADVIWIEHPTNVDAGRVARKSGSWQQDRRNMRSLAMNYTKNEGKEVFLKLLETADVLIEASIGGRYEKMGLSDEALWERNPKLVIAHISGFGQTGIQEYVNRASYDPIAQAFGCVMRMNGMPGQPSAPAMPFPGDYTASFYAFGLTLAALLKRNETGKGESLDLAQYELMMRIQANYPTDYLRYGLDYIKEGNHSRICAGYGTYSCKDGNEIYMLLLNPGVLQKGLPVLGVEYGTELIPEGSSFVPVDTTAAKIVEDAIQKFCAEHTAEEAEALLTSNGVPCSRLLNYEDAVNHPHYKAREVFTTWTAADGETQIPGVNVVPKIKNNPGQIWRGAPNIGMDNQDILEELGIPQEMIDKMYAEGKLGKRDYFESK, from the coding sequence ATGATGGGAATAACGACCCAAATGCCGAAGTTTGGAATGTTGTCCGGTTATCGTGTGGTCATGATGGGCGCTTCTGTAGCTGCACCTTTTGCCGGTGAATTGTATGCAGAAAATGGTGCAGATGTGATTTGGATTGAACATCCCACCAATGTTGATGCAGGCCGTGTTGCCCGTAAAAGCGGTAGCTGGCAGCAGGACCGCCGAAATATGCGCAGCTTGGCTATGAATTATACAAAAAACGAGGGGAAAGAAGTTTTTCTAAAGCTTTTAGAAACAGCGGATGTTCTTATTGAAGCATCAATTGGCGGTCGCTATGAGAAAATGGGTTTGAGCGACGAAGCTTTATGGGAACGTAACCCTAAGCTCGTCATTGCCCATATCTCCGGGTTTGGGCAAACTGGAATCCAGGAATATGTGAATCGGGCAAGTTATGATCCGATTGCTCAGGCTTTTGGCTGTGTTATGAGAATGAACGGTATGCCAGGTCAGCCTTCAGCACCGGCGATGCCTTTTCCAGGAGATTATACTGCCTCCTTTTATGCTTTTGGATTGACGCTTGCTGCTTTGCTTAAACGCAATGAAACGGGGAAAGGGGAAAGTCTTGACCTTGCTCAATATGAACTGATGATGCGCATTCAGGCCAATTATCCGACCGATTACCTGCGTTATGGTCTAGATTATATTAAAGAGGGTAATCATAGTAGAATTTGTGCTGGATACGGAACGTATTCCTGCAAAGATGGCAACGAAATTTATATGCTTCTTTTAAATCCTGGAGTATTGCAAAAAGGATTGCCTGTCCTTGGCGTAGAGTACGGTACAGAGCTTATTCCTGAAGGTTCCTCCTTTGTTCCCGTCGATACAACTGCTGCGAAAATTGTAGAAGACGCAATTCAAAAATTCTGTGCTGAACATACAGCAGAAGAGGCAGAGGCTCTTTTGACATCGAATGGCGTTCCATGTTCCCGTTTGCTTAACTATGAGGATGCTGTCAATCATCCCCACTACAAGGCACGTGAGGTCTTTACGACTTGGACCGCTGCGGATGGGGAAACGCAAATCCCCGGTGTAAATGTCGTACCTAAAATTAAAAATAACCCCGGTCAGATTTGGCGGGGTGCGCCTAATATCGGGATGGATAATCAAGATATTTTGGAAGAGCTGGGCATTCCTCAAGAGATGATTGACAAAATGTATGCTGAAGGAAAATTAGGAAAACGGGATTATTTTGAAAGCAAATGA
- a CDS encoding CoA-binding protein, translating into MREKKIYRLAGNLNTGQSYAILGDDGRFLKHKHAWKAYQTLKEFGCATFPVAEGLARLEGSKVYPNLAALQDKVDVVVPCLHAEKLADLMSEVQACGAKTVWFQEQNWTSEFQKQADELGIEVVKGCILKHKIFTRPFGFFNPCYWHGLHSPKVPKKRW; encoded by the coding sequence ATGCGTGAGAAAAAGATTTATAGACTAGCAGGGAATTTAAATACAGGTCAGAGTTATGCAATTCTAGGGGATGATGGGCGTTTCCTCAAACATAAGCATGCCTGGAAAGCTTATCAAACGCTAAAGGAATTTGGCTGTGCAACCTTTCCCGTGGCAGAGGGACTAGCTCGACTTGAAGGAAGCAAAGTTTATCCTAATTTAGCAGCATTGCAGGATAAAGTAGATGTGGTTGTGCCCTGTCTACATGCTGAGAAGCTTGCTGATCTCATGTCTGAGGTTCAAGCGTGTGGTGCTAAAACGGTCTGGTTCCAGGAGCAAAATTGGACTTCTGAGTTTCAGAAACAGGCGGATGAATTGGGGATCGAAGTCGTTAAAGGGTGTATTCTGAAACATAAAATCTTTACTCGGCCTTTTGGATTTTTCAATCCTTGTTATTGGCACGGATTACATTCTCCAAAAGTTCCGAAGAAAAGATGGTAA
- a CDS encoding CynX/NimT family MFS transporter: protein MEQSKKSYYPWLVFISLSLMFFAAVGMLGNTNGLYLTPVAKEMGWTRTAASWYLTIYMLVMAFSQPFASQLIYKVNSKLLLGTAMTFVCVATGAASQFHTAMAWNISAIFIGLGQAVIMYLAVPIILGNWFNKKYATLLGVALALGTVGSAIANPIAGQLITQYGWRSARLIMSVAAWVISMPGILFVIRFKPSEMGLKPYGYEEGQTSKAAAPLKGVSAVNALKSPALYMVVLVAGIVVLYASMNTQIPGYATSVGLATTVGAFAMTILNFANMGGKVFLGWLTDKVGYLGAMLTSLISGIVGVVVILMGGGNVTVFYTGLIFFGLCFAALTVMLPLLIKGIFGQREFGKIYSYVTMVQSVIAAFAAIIYARIFDLTKSFVFAWQLNLVTLVIGIILVIGAVKIGKKLVQE from the coding sequence ATGGAACAAAGCAAAAAATCTTATTATCCCTGGTTAGTTTTCATTTCCTTATCATTGATGTTTTTTGCCGCAGTAGGAATGTTGGGAAACACCAACGGTCTCTATCTAACACCAGTAGCTAAAGAAATGGGTTGGACACGTACAGCTGCATCTTGGTATCTAACCATTTATATGTTAGTTATGGCGTTCTCTCAACCATTTGCCAGCCAATTGATTTATAAAGTCAATTCAAAGTTATTATTAGGTACTGCTATGACTTTTGTTTGTGTTGCTACAGGAGCTGCTTCCCAGTTCCATACGGCTATGGCTTGGAATATTTCAGCTATCTTTATCGGTCTTGGTCAAGCTGTAATTATGTATCTCGCAGTGCCTATCATCTTAGGTAACTGGTTTAACAAAAAATATGCCACTCTTTTGGGAGTCGCCTTAGCTCTAGGTACTGTAGGTTCGGCAATTGCCAATCCTATTGCAGGACAATTGATTACCCAATATGGATGGAGATCCGCTCGTCTTATCATGTCTGTAGCTGCTTGGGTCATTTCCATGCCTGGAATTCTCTTTGTTATCCGTTTCAAGCCTTCAGAAATGGGCTTAAAGCCTTATGGCTATGAAGAAGGACAAACGTCTAAGGCTGCTGCACCTTTAAAAGGAGTATCTGCAGTCAATGCGCTGAAATCCCCTGCCTTGTATATGGTTGTTCTCGTTGCCGGCATTGTTGTTTTGTATGCTTCCATGAACACCCAAATCCCGGGATATGCAACTTCGGTGGGTCTTGCTACAACGGTAGGAGCATTTGCGATGACGATTTTGAACTTCGCCAATATGGGCGGAAAAGTTTTCCTGGGATGGCTTACGGATAAGGTTGGCTATCTTGGCGCTATGCTTACTTCCTTAATCAGCGGTATTGTAGGAGTTGTTGTTATTTTGATGGGTGGCGGAAACGTTACCGTCTTCTACACGGGCTTGATTTTCTTTGGACTTTGTTTTGCTGCTCTGACTGTTATGCTGCCACTCCTAATCAAAGGAATCTTTGGACAGAGAGAGTTTGGTAAAATCTATAGTTACGTTACCATGGTACAAAGTGTCATTGCTGCTTTTGCAGCCATTATTTATGCAAGAATTTTTGACCTCACCAAGAGCTTTGTCTTTGCTTGGCAGTTGAACCTTGTAACTTTAGTAATAGGTATCATTTTGGTCATTGGAGCCGTTAAGATCGGTAAAAAGCTTGTTCAAGAGTAA
- a CDS encoding enoyl-CoA hydratase/isomerase family protein: MMEDIYVNKRNDGIAFLVINKPQRKNAISGPMMDLLSDALLKLDADDEVRVIILKGEGDNFSAGGDLKQGGPEGLSVEQGRKLLKKYIRTIQTLQQIGKPVIAMVDGWAVGGAMSMALACDIIYVSERVKFTSNFLKVGIIPEMGVMMFLPQLIGPYRAKELWFTGRVVGAEEAYKMGFANKILPAEELEEGTIAFAQEIATVSAMSVQITKGITNSTMNPMLNLVMDAESTASPFCTQTAEYKEIIAKFTKK, translated from the coding sequence ATGATGGAAGACATTTATGTCAATAAAAGAAATGACGGAATTGCTTTTTTAGTGATAAATAAGCCCCAGAGAAAAAATGCCATTAGTGGCCCCATGATGGATCTCTTAAGTGATGCGTTGCTGAAATTAGATGCTGACGATGAAGTACGAGTGATTATCCTTAAGGGGGAAGGCGATAATTTTTCAGCGGGTGGCGACTTGAAGCAAGGCGGCCCAGAAGGGCTTAGCGTTGAGCAAGGCCGAAAACTCTTAAAAAAATATATCCGTACGATCCAAACCCTACAACAAATTGGCAAACCTGTCATTGCCATGGTTGACGGTTGGGCTGTTGGCGGAGCCATGAGTATGGCCTTAGCCTGCGATATTATCTATGTTTCCGAGCGTGTTAAGTTTACATCTAACTTTCTGAAGGTGGGCATTATCCCTGAAATGGGAGTCATGATGTTTTTACCCCAGCTCATCGGCCCCTATCGTGCGAAGGAACTTTGGTTTACCGGACGGGTTGTTGGAGCCGAGGAAGCCTATAAAATGGGATTTGCCAATAAAATTCTCCCTGCCGAGGAACTTGAAGAAGGAACAATTGCTTTTGCACAAGAGATTGCTACTGTTTCTGCCATGTCAGTCCAAATTACGAAAGGGATTACGAATAGTACGATGAATCCTATGCTCAATCTGGTTATGGATGCTGAATCGACAGCATCACCCTTTTGCACACAGACTGCAGAATACAAGGAAATCATTGCTAAATTCACAAAGAAGTAA
- a CDS encoding pyrimidine-nucleoside phosphorylase, which produces MRMVDLIEKKRDGGTLTPAEIRFIIQGYVEGQILDYQMSAWAMAVFFRGMETEEIAELTLAMAESGEQLDLSVLDGRFVDKHSTGGVGDKTTLLLSPMVAACGVPIAKMSGRGLGHTGGTIDKLSSIPGFKVELERDEFLQQVKDVGLAVIAQSGNIVPADKKLYALRDVTGTVPSIPLIASSVMSKKIAAGAQGIVLDVKYGSGAFMATLEDAQALAKTMVGIGKTLGRDTIAVLSAMEQPLGNAIGNAIEVIEVLEALQGKGPQDLVELCVELGALMLVAGRKVQNTQEGRKRVRETLENGQALAKFREFVRAQGGNLTNFEQKNFSLAPLRASYLAPISGYIQWIDARKIGHIAMVLGAGRVTKESKIDLGAGVYLYKKQGDWVEAGEPVLELYTSTEDKKAEGIALAQESVLVGPKKPENLPLIAEVIR; this is translated from the coding sequence ATGCGGATGGTCGATCTTATCGAGAAAAAAAGAGATGGCGGTACGCTGACTCCAGCGGAGATTCGCTTTATCATCCAAGGATACGTCGAGGGACAAATCCTTGATTATCAGATGTCAGCTTGGGCGATGGCTGTCTTTTTCCGTGGGATGGAGACAGAGGAAATTGCCGAGTTAACCTTAGCGATGGCTGAGAGTGGGGAACAGTTAGACCTTTCTGTTCTTGATGGACGATTTGTGGACAAGCACAGTACGGGTGGGGTGGGAGACAAAACAACCCTTCTCTTGAGTCCGATGGTGGCTGCTTGTGGAGTGCCCATTGCCAAGATGTCAGGTAGAGGACTGGGTCATACTGGGGGAACGATTGATAAATTAAGCTCGATTCCAGGGTTTAAGGTTGAACTGGAGCGGGATGAATTTTTGCAACAAGTGAAGGATGTTGGACTTGCGGTAATTGCGCAGTCCGGGAATATCGTACCCGCTGACAAAAAACTGTATGCCTTGAGGGATGTTACGGGAACTGTGCCCTCTATTCCTTTGATTGCCTCGTCCGTTATGAGCAAAAAAATTGCTGCTGGAGCTCAAGGAATCGTTCTTGATGTTAAATATGGTTCGGGTGCGTTCATGGCAACGCTTGAAGATGCTCAAGCTTTAGCAAAAACAATGGTTGGAATCGGGAAGACCTTAGGTAGGGATACGATTGCTGTTTTAAGCGCTATGGAACAGCCCTTAGGGAACGCGATTGGTAATGCGATTGAGGTTATTGAAGTTCTGGAGGCTTTGCAAGGGAAGGGGCCCCAGGATCTCGTTGAACTTTGTGTTGAACTGGGAGCGTTAATGCTTGTTGCCGGAAGAAAGGTTCAAAATACCCAGGAAGGCCGCAAACGGGTAAGAGAAACATTAGAAAATGGACAAGCTTTAGCCAAATTTCGTGAATTTGTTAGGGCTCAGGGTGGAAACTTGACAAATTTTGAGCAAAAAAATTTCTCGCTTGCCCCTCTCAGGGCTTCTTATCTCGCTCCAATTTCTGGGTATATTCAATGGATCGATGCGCGTAAGATTGGTCATATTGCGATGGTTTTAGGCGCAGGGCGCGTGACTAAGGAAAGTAAGATTGATCTTGGAGCCGGAGTTTACTTATATAAAAAGCAAGGGGATTGGGTGGAAGCAGGAGAACCTGTGCTCGAGCTGTATACCTCTACCGAGGATAAAAAAGCGGAAGGCATAGCCTTAGCACAGGAATCCGTTCTGGTCGGGCCAAAGAAGCCTGAAAATCTTCCGCTTATCGCCGAAGTCATTCGTTAA
- a CDS encoding CoA transferase — MAKRSDIPQFGLLSGVRVVHCTASIAGPLAASLFAEAGADVIMLENAKTPCM; from the coding sequence ATGGCAAAACGATCTGATATCCCTCAATTTGGATTATTATCAGGAGTTAGAGTGGTTCATTGTACAGCATCGATAGCTGGTCCTTTGGCTGCATCCCTTTTTGCAGAAGCGGGTGCTGATGTTATTATGCTCGAGAATGCCAAAACTCCTTGTATGTAA
- a CDS encoding TIGR03084 family metal-binding protein → MKTILNDFIAEQSLVDALVNDLTDEQWQRPLPDVEMWNIKDAIIHIAFFDYAATKLIAGEAEDLVSFSEVESGQDQYVRATKFHHLTGPEVLSWWREVRTRLVNQLYDKNPKDRVPWAPGLPMSAKSLASARLMELWAHSVDIYDALGLDPIVKDRITSTLFLSWQARPNAYRINNLEMPDTPIYLELKLPSGEIWAKGDQGAENYIKGSAKDWALVSIRRRNWMDTELEVVGEEARRYASIVQTYAGWADPAPKAKRQR, encoded by the coding sequence ATGAAAACTATCCTTAACGATTTTATTGCCGAGCAATCTTTAGTCGACGCGTTAGTGAATGATTTAACCGATGAACAATGGCAAAGGCCGCTCCCTGATGTAGAAATGTGGAACATTAAAGATGCCATCATTCATATCGCTTTTTTTGATTATGCAGCAACTAAGCTAATTGCAGGTGAGGCTGAGGATTTAGTGTCTTTTTCAGAGGTAGAATCCGGGCAGGATCAGTATGTTCGCGCAACAAAGTTTCACCATCTGACCGGTCCTGAAGTTCTAAGCTGGTGGCGTGAGGTTCGTACTCGTTTGGTTAATCAGCTGTATGATAAAAATCCAAAAGATCGTGTTCCCTGGGCACCCGGTCTGCCCATGTCGGCCAAATCCCTTGCTTCCGCACGTCTTATGGAATTATGGGCGCACTCGGTCGATATTTATGATGCTTTAGGATTGGATCCTATTGTCAAAGACCGCATTACCAGTACATTATTTTTATCATGGCAAGCTCGTCCGAATGCTTACCGCATCAACAACCTCGAGATGCCTGACACGCCGATCTATTTAGAATTAAAACTGCCATCGGGTGAGATATGGGCAAAAGGGGATCAAGGGGCTGAAAATTATATAAAGGGCAGTGCTAAAGATTGGGCTTTAGTATCCATCCGCCGCAGAAACTGGATGGATACCGAGTTAGAAGTTGTAGGAGAAGAAGCTCGACGTTATGCGTCAATCGTTCAGACGTATGCAGGGTGGGCTGATCCCGCGCCGAAGGCTAAAAGGCAACGGTAG
- a CDS encoding acyl-CoA dehydrogenase — translation MDFRMTEEQELLLESLREIMARDCTEEYMKECNEKGESPKKFIQALSENGFGMLGVPEEYGGTPVDTMTLMLVAEEITKNGGPHFVFGQALSIADMLEFGSEEQIADTMREVQQGNVAFVLGFTEPQAGSDSSAIAATHTRKNGKIYINGHKTFMSNALTAPYMLCMTRNSEEVGDADKRNAFSMWWVPMNAPGIKVERLKKIGWHMMDTCEVYLENVEVEEKDLVGVEGNGFMQVLINFEVERLLMAASVLGYAECAFEDAARYANQRVQFGKTIGSQQLIQEKLTYMKIKIENMKNMVYKCAWEIDNGLPVQISSALSKLYCAQSANEVIDDALQIMGGIGYTTDCRISRLWVDARVFRIGGGTDEVMIHAAGRAILKQYK, via the coding sequence ATGGATTTTAGAATGACAGAAGAACAAGAATTATTATTGGAGAGCCTTAGGGAGATTATGGCTAGAGATTGTACGGAAGAATATATGAAAGAATGCAATGAGAAAGGCGAGTCTCCGAAAAAGTTTATCCAAGCGTTATCAGAAAATGGATTTGGTATGTTAGGCGTTCCTGAGGAATATGGCGGTACTCCAGTAGATACGATGACTTTGATGCTGGTTGCTGAAGAAATCACCAAAAATGGCGGCCCTCATTTTGTATTTGGACAGGCTTTGTCGATCGCAGACATGTTGGAATTTGGCTCTGAAGAGCAAATAGCGGATACCATGAGAGAGGTTCAACAAGGGAATGTTGCCTTTGTCTTGGGCTTTACCGAGCCTCAGGCCGGCTCTGATAGTAGCGCGATTGCGGCAACCCATACGCGTAAAAATGGCAAAATCTATATTAACGGCCATAAAACCTTTATGAGTAATGCTTTAACAGCACCCTATATGCTTTGTATGACCCGTAATTCCGAGGAAGTTGGGGATGCGGACAAGCGCAATGCGTTTTCGATGTGGTGGGTTCCGATGAATGCACCAGGTATCAAAGTCGAAAGACTGAAAAAAATCGGCTGGCATATGATGGATACGTGTGAAGTCTACCTCGAAAATGTCGAAGTCGAGGAAAAGGATCTCGTTGGGGTTGAAGGTAATGGCTTTATGCAGGTTTTGATTAACTTTGAAGTGGAACGCCTCTTAATGGCAGCATCGGTCTTAGGTTATGCAGAATGTGCTTTTGAAGATGCAGCGCGTTATGCTAATCAACGCGTTCAATTCGGTAAGACCATCGGCAGTCAACAGCTTATTCAAGAGAAACTTACGTATATGAAAATTAAAATCGAAAATATGAAGAACATGGTTTATAAATGTGCTTGGGAAATTGATAACGGTCTCCCGGTTCAAATTTCTTCAGCGTTATCCAAACTCTACTGTGCTCAGTCTGCCAACGAAGTCATTGATGATGCATTGCAAATTATGGGTGGAATTGGCTATACAACCGATTGCCGAATTTCAAGATTATGGGTTGATGCTCGGGTCTTTAGAATTGGCGGCGGTACTGATGAGGTTATGATTCATGCTGCCGGACGAGCCATCTTAAAACAATATAAGTAG
- a CDS encoding acyl-CoA dehydrogenase: MDFRLTEEQELLLESLREIMARDCTEEYMKECNELGQYPTRFVKALMENGFGMLGVPEEYDGTPVDTMTMMLVAEEITKNGGPHFVFGQALSIADMLEFGSEEQKTDTMREVQAGNVAFVLGFTEPQAGSDSSAIATTFTRKNGKVYINGHKTFMSNALRAPYMLCLARNSEEVNDADKRNAFTMWWVPMNVPGVKVEKLKKIGWHMMDTCEVYLENVELEEKDLVGVEGKGFIQAMINFEVERLYIAAAVMGMAECAFEDAARYANQRVQFGKTIGSQQLIQEKLTYMKLKIENMKNMVYKCAWEIDNGISVQVSSALAKLYCAQASCEVIDDALQIMGGIGYTTDCRISRLWVDSRVHRIGGGTDEVMVHVAGRAILKQFK, encoded by the coding sequence ATGGATTTTAGGCTGACAGAAGAACAAGAATTATTATTGGAGAGTCTTCGAGAGATTATGGCCAGAGATTGCACAGAGGAATATATGAAAGAGTGTAATGAACTAGGTCAGTATCCTACGCGGTTTGTGAAAGCATTAATGGAAAACGGTTTTGGTATGTTAGGTGTTCCTGAGGAATATGACGGTACTCCTGTGGATACCATGACGATGATGCTCGTTGCGGAAGAGATAACAAAGAACGGCGGACCACACTTCGTGTTTGGACAGGCCTTATCCATTGCCGATATGCTGGAATTTGGCTCAGAGGAACAAAAGACGGACACGATGAGAGAGGTTCAGGCCGGTAATGTAGCTTTTGTCTTGGGCTTTACCGAGCCTCAGGCTGGTTCTGACAGCAGTGCGATTGCGACAACGTTTACCCGCAAAAATGGCAAGGTTTATATTAATGGGCATAAAACCTTCATGAGTAATGCCCTAAGAGCGCCCTATATGCTTTGTTTAGCTCGAAACTCAGAAGAAGTCAATGATGCAGACAAGCGCAATGCATTTACCATGTGGTGGGTTCCGATGAATGTACCCGGTGTTAAAGTTGAGAAACTCAAAAAAATTGGTTGGCATATGATGGATACCTGTGAGGTCTATTTGGAGAATGTTGAGCTTGAAGAAAAGGACCTGGTCGGGGTTGAGGGCAAGGGCTTTATACAGGCCATGATCAATTTTGAGGTTGAACGACTGTATATTGCAGCAGCTGTAATGGGCATGGCGGAATGCGCCTTTGAGGATGCAGCCCGTTATGCGAATCAACGGGTCCAATTTGGCAAGACTATCGGCAGTCAACAGCTTATTCAAGAAAAGCTGACGTATATGAAATTGAAAATCGAAAATATGAAGAATATGGTCTACAAGTGTGCTTGGGAAATTGACAATGGGATTTCCGTTCAGGTTTCTTCTGCATTGGCCAAACTTTATTGTGCTCAGGCATCCTGTGAGGTTATTGATGACGCCCTGCAGATTATGGGCGGAATTGGCTATACGACGGATTGCCGAATTTCGAGATTGTGGGTTGATTCTCGGGTTCACCGCATCGGGGGCGGAACAGATGAGGTTATGGTTCATGTCGCCGGCCGAGCCATTTTAAAACAATTTAAGTAA
- a CDS encoding FAD-dependent oxidoreductase, with protein sequence MTQFPILSSPIKVGSLTMRNRMMTTSMSPGHGYVTNEGVPTQRLLNYLEERAAGGTALICQTIAFYPRIVTGHLHPLPLGFSNEHLPYLRAMAERVQKHGGLIIGQPYAVHDWKPTPDADEEYWGPSTKTISKLIPNPMTKEHIETFKKNVVQCAVTLQNAGWDGVEVMAGVGGILNRFMSPATNDRTDEYGGSLENRCRLTVEVMTEIKKACGQDFTILVRWSPVDFIKGSLEMEESLKIVTILEKAGAALHNLAPGWHETSVPLTTKDIQDGYWSWISEKIKTVATIPVTTAYRNTDPDVMEEILQKKKADIIGGLRYNIADPEFANKVVEGRPEDINRCICCCRCLDDVISQAKPLNYCGVNPHLGEELEKPLITKTNKAKKVMVIGSGPGGFSAAVTAARRGHQVTIYERGPRVGGCLVMSSIFSPIYDRLNTYYKTILRKHPEIKVELNTTVTPELVKSVKPDAVVVAIGGHPVDLDVPGAGGGNVIKSHDFLEMLNGKPPQKPGIVNKVMWNCGSVFLKFFYTPDLARTFMAKFPWPLGKKIAIIGGGLPGCELGKEMMHHDRDLVIIDDHKKIGHDVGGSDRFHITSAFKKSPHVTLEPLTKVKEITNQGVKVVHEDGSEVFYNVDTVAITLGFDKNMDLADSLMHSIKELYVVGDCTNPARMADATKAGYLAASQI encoded by the coding sequence ATGACTCAATTTCCGATACTAAGCTCTCCGATTAAAGTCGGAAGCCTCACCATGAGGAATCGAATGATGACGACCTCCATGTCGCCAGGTCATGGATATGTCACCAATGAAGGGGTTCCGACTCAACGGTTGTTAAACTATTTAGAAGAAAGAGCTGCTGGCGGAACGGCTTTGATTTGTCAAACGATTGCCTTTTATCCCAGGATAGTCACTGGACACCTCCATCCCTTGCCCTTGGGTTTTTCAAATGAGCATCTTCCGTATCTAAGAGCTATGGCTGAGCGCGTTCAAAAGCACGGCGGATTGATCATTGGGCAGCCTTATGCCGTCCATGATTGGAAACCCACTCCGGATGCTGACGAAGAATACTGGGGTCCATCGACGAAAACAATATCGAAATTGATCCCGAACCCTATGACGAAGGAACACATCGAGACCTTTAAGAAAAATGTGGTTCAGTGTGCTGTTACGCTGCAAAATGCGGGCTGGGACGGGGTTGAGGTCATGGCCGGTGTCGGGGGTATTTTAAACCGTTTCATGTCACCTGCGACCAATGACCGGACCGATGAATACGGTGGCAGCCTGGAAAATCGCTGTCGACTTACGGTTGAAGTTATGACAGAAATTAAAAAAGCCTGCGGTCAAGATTTTACCATTCTGGTGCGCTGGTCGCCTGTTGATTTTATTAAAGGCAGCCTGGAGATGGAAGAATCCTTAAAAATTGTAACCATTTTAGAAAAAGCCGGGGCCGCATTGCATAACTTGGCACCTGGCTGGCATGAAACCTCAGTTCCTCTCACGACCAAGGATATTCAGGATGGCTATTGGTCTTGGATTTCCGAAAAAATTAAAACAGTAGCCACGATTCCTGTTACCACGGCTTACAGAAATACAGACCCTGATGTGATGGAAGAAATTCTCCAAAAGAAAAAAGCCGATATCATTGGAGGTCTAAGATACAATATCGCTGATCCTGAATTTGCAAACAAGGTAGTCGAGGGCCGGCCTGAGGATATTAATCGATGCATCTGCTGCTGCCGTTGCTTAGATGATGTGATCAGCCAAGCAAAACCCCTGAACTATTGCGGAGTCAATCCCCATTTAGGGGAAGAACTGGAAAAGCCTCTGATTACAAAAACGAATAAGGCAAAAAAGGTTATGGTCATCGGAAGCGGCCCAGGAGGCTTCTCAGCTGCGGTTACTGCTGCCCGAAGAGGGCATCAGGTTACGATTTATGAACGTGGACCCCGTGTCGGCGGTTGTTTGGTCATGAGTTCGATTTTCAGTCCGATTTATGATCGCTTAAATACGTACTATAAAACGATTCTCAGAAAACATCCTGAAATAAAAGTAGAGCTCAATACGACCGTTACCCCGGAATTAGTGAAAAGCGTGAAGCCGGATGCGGTTGTGGTCGCAATCGGTGGACATCCGGTTGATCTTGATGTCCCCGGAGCAGGCGGCGGGAATGTAATCAAATCCCATGATTTCTTGGAAATGTTGAATGGCAAACCGCCGCAAAAACCGGGAATAGTCAATAAGGTGATGTGGAATTGCGGATCTGTGTTCCTCAAATTCTTCTATACGCCAGACTTAGCTCGGACCTTTATGGCGAAGTTCCCTTGGCCTCTCGGCAAAAAAATTGCAATCATCGGCGGTGGGTTGCCTGGCTGTGAGCTGGGAAAAGAAATGATGCACCACGACCGAGATTTGGTGATCATCGACGACCACAAAAAAATTGGCCATGATGTGGGCGGCAGTGACCGTTTCCATATTACGTCTGCCTTTAAAAAATCTCCGCACGTCACGTTGGAACCCCTGACTAAGGTTAAAGAAATCACGAATCAGGGTGTAAAGGTCGTCCATGAAGATGGCTCAGAGGTTTTCTACAATGTCGATACAGTAGCGATTACCTTAGGCTTTGATAAAAATATGGATTTAGCGGATTCCTTAATGCACAGCATTAAAGAACTCTATGTTGTCGGTGATTGCACCAATCCTGCAAGAATGGCAGATGCAACTAAAGCGGGTTATCTGGCTGCCAGCCAAATTTAA